The Archocentrus centrarchus isolate MPI-CPG fArcCen1 chromosome 7, fArcCen1, whole genome shotgun sequence genome window below encodes:
- the lad1 gene encoding ladinin-1, which produces MSLSRRNWSALSSLARQWTMEDEEEVEREKRRRVKTTADPDEDFSPTPTPENTPSSDSAFETDSSSEMSQHTNSMEQVQLDFVEMLRVRDERRRMRHVETLRRQKEEGEDEAEVSGGGGGGARVELLGDMGEEGSVVKPQPSVKTASHSTSTSTGTSTSNNARSRKHENGESSGKDPDPKPSSSPARKFVSSVSISLDKSPSVSGRTTPMSPGSPTAPFSPREHWSSPCQSPSPQGAQSPVRNGHTQETNGNIEQATKPAFIRQSSRTVSFRMMRKKEEEASPLQRSFSVRTTSKKFESNADQNEEENKTPSFQRNSRQRISSRSIQEKMERLAQAAQKSELTRFPDVTQRTLVLLEEVSRKRGIFEKEQQQQVQSPTSPGVSRQEFRGFTSGMSDRINRWLNKTSKTGSSHSPTDLRHVDITGKRSLFENRGEDGVSKGSRGKM; this is translated from the exons atgtCTTTGAGTCGGAGAAACTGGTCGGCTTTGTCCAG CCTTGCACGGCAGTGGACAatggaggacgaggaggaggtggagagggaaaaaaggaggagggtGAAGACAACTGCTGACCCAGATGAAGACTTCAGCCCCACTCCCACTCCTGAAAACACACCCAGTAGTGATAGTGCCTTTGAGACAGACTCTTCCAGTGAAATGTCCCAACACACTAACAg TATGGAGCAGGTGCAGCTCGACTTTGTGGAGATGCTGCGAGTGCGTGACGAAAGGCGAAGGATGCGGCACGTGGAAACGTTGAGACGACAGAAGGAAGAAGGGGAGGATGAAGCTGAAGtcagcggaggaggaggaggaggagccagGGTAGAGCTGCTGGGGGACATGGGTGAAGAGGGAAGTGTTGTCAAACCACAGCCATCAGTAAAAACAGCTTCTCAcagcaccagcaccagcactggcaccagCACTAGCAACAATGCCAGAAGCAGAAAA catGAGAATGGAGAATCATCGGGCAAAGACCCTGATCCAAAACCATCCTCCAGCCCAGCTCGCAAGTTTGTCAG ttctgtctccatctcacttGACAAGAGTCCATCTGTCAGTGGGCGCACGACTCCCATGAGCCCCGGCTCTCCCACAGCCCCGTTTTCACCTCGCGAACACTGGTCCTCACCCTGCCAGAGTCCCTCTCCTCAGGGAGCTCAAAGCCCTGTTCGGAACGGGCACACACAGGAG ACCAATGGAAACATTGAACAGGCGACCAAACCTGCTTTCATCAGACAGAGCTCCAGGACCGTATCTTTCAGg atgatgagaaagaaagaagaggaggcttCGCCGCTCCAGAGGAG CTTTAGTGTGAGGACGACCTCCAAGAAGTTTGAGTCCAACGCA GaccaaaatgaagaagaaaacaaaacaccatcTTTCCAGAgaaa CTCTAGGCAGAGGATTTCATCTAGATCCATCCAGGAAAAGATGGAGAGACTGGCTCAGGCTGCACAG AAGTCAGAGTTGACACGATTCCCAGATGTCACGCAGAGGACTCTGGTCCTGCTGGAAGAGGTGTCCAGGAAGAGAGGAATCTTTgagaaggagcagcagcagcaggtgcagAGCCCCACCAGTCCTGGAGTTTCCAGACAG GAATTTCGGGGCTTCACGTCAGGAATGTCAGACCGGATCAACCGCTGGCTCAACAAGACCAGCAAAACTGGGTCCTCACACAGCCCTACT GATTTGAGACATGTGGACATTACTGGTAAGAGGAGCCTGTTTGAGAACAGAGGAGAGGATGGTGTCTCAAAAGGCAGTCGTggaaaaatgtga
- the tnni1a gene encoding troponin I, slow skeletal muscle, with the protein MPEHVQERKPKISASRKLMLKSLMVAKAKEELEQEILDKEGEKQKYLAERAPPLNMSGLSLGQLQDLCRELHAKIDVVDEERYDIEAKVMLNTREIKDLNIKVLDLRGKFKRPNLRRVRVSADAILRSLLGSKHKVSMDLRANLKSVKKEDTEKKRPVEDSDWRKNVEAMSGMEGRKKMFDAAKGSAQ; encoded by the exons ATGCCTGAACATGT gCAAGAG CGGAAACCAAAGATCTCAGCCTCGAGGAAGCTGATGCTCAAG AGTCTCATGGTGGCAAAGGCCAAGGAGGAACTAGAGCAGGAGATTTTAGACAAAGAGGGGGAGAAACAGAAGTACCTGGCAGAGAGAGCTCCTCCTTTAAATATGAGTGGCCTGAGCCTTGGACAGCTTCAG GATCTCTGCAGAGAGCTCCATGCCAAGATAGATGTAGTTGATGAGGAGCGATATGATATTGAAGCTAAAGTCATGCTTAACACGCGTGAG ATTAAAGACCTGAACATCAAGGTTCTGGACCTCAGGGGGAAATTCAAGAGGCCTAATCTTCGACGCGTCCGTGTGTCTGCTGACGCCATCCTTCGCTCGCTTCTGGGCTCCAAGCACAAAGTCTCCATGGATCTGCGAGCCAATCTGAAGTCAGTCAAGAAAGAAGACACTGAAAAG AAGAGGCCAGTGGAGGACAGTGACTGGAGAAAGAATGTGGAAGCCATGTCAGGGATGGAGGGAAGGAAGAAGATGTTTGATGCTGCTAAAGGCTCTGCACAGTGA